The genomic interval TATTGCGCGGGGTTGCTGCATTGCCTGGGCGACCTGGCCGTGTTGCGCTGCCTGCAAGAGTGGCGGTTGGCCGGGGGCGAGCTAGACGAACATAACGTGCAGCAATCGCTGGATGAGTTCGGAGCAGCGTTCGGCTCGGCGCTGCGGACACGCTGGCGTTTGCCGCTGGCCTTGCGCGAATTGATCGCGGCGATCTACCAGTTGGGCGGCGGCGTGTATTCGCGGGAGATCCTGGCCATGAACCTGGCGGGGCAGTTGTCGCGGCTGCCGGCCGAGCAGGGGCTGGAGAAAGTGGCCAGTGGCAAGACCGCGCGCTTGCTGAAGATGGGCCTGCCGGAGCTGAACCGGCTGCGCAAGGTGGATAACCCGGAGGTGAAGCCCCAGGAAGAGCCGCCTGTGGCGGAGGCTGAAGCGCCCAGCTGAGATGTTGGGGCCGCTTTGCAGCCCCAGTCATACCATTACCTGCGCAGGATGGGTCAGCCGCGGACGATCTGGTTCTTGCCTTGCCGCTTGGCTTGGTACATCGCCGCATCGGCCCGGGCATACAGGCTGTCCAGTGCCACATCTTCTTCGGTCAGCCCGGTCAGCCCCTGGCTCACCGTCACCCCGTACGTCTGCTCACCGTGGATGAAACTCAACCGCTGGATCTGCCGCTGCAAGCGTTCGGCAATCTGCTCGGCCACCTGCGTATTGCAACCGGGGAACACGGCCGCAAACTCCTCGCCGCCAATGCGCCCGAACAGGTCGCCACGGCGTAGCACGGCCTTGCCGCTGTCGGCGATGTGTTGCAGTACCTGGTCACCTTCCTGGTGGCCGTAGCTGTCGTTGATGCGTTTGAAGTCGTCGATGTCCAGCAGCAGGAAGGCCAGCGGTGTACCGTCTTCTCGGGCGCTGTCGAAGGCCTGCTGGGCGCATTCGAAGAAGTGCCTGCGGTTGCTGCTCTGGGTCAGCACGTCAGTGGTGGCCAGGCGCTGCAGTTCGCCTTCAAGCTGCTTCTTCTCGGTGATGTCTTCGGCGATACCGACAATGATTACCCGGTCGCCCACGTGTTGCTGGTTGATATAGCACTTGTCGCTCAGCCAGCGCAGTTGCCCGTCGGCATTCAGGATGCGGTACTCGCGGTCTTCCACAGCGCCCTTGAGCAGCACTTGGGCCAGGCTGCGCTCGGCGAACTCGAGGTCGTCAGGGTAGATACTGTCACGCCATTCGTTGTAATCGGCCAGCAACAGGCTGACCGGGCGGCCGAAGATGCGTTCGTATGCGGGGCTTACGTACAGCACCTGACGGGTTTCCCAGTCAAATGCCCAGAGCACCGCGTTGACGCTGTCCAGCAACGAACTGAACAGCTGCTCGCGCTCGCTCAGGCGGGCTACC from Pseudomonas fortuita carries:
- a CDS encoding GGDEF domain-containing protein, whose product is MLAARFYVETRFVHMAKNIPTTLPGTPPPEAAKTLLALLHAQGEVARLSEREQLFSSLLDSVNAVLWAFDWETRQVLYVSPAYERIFGRPVSLLLADYNEWRDSIYPDDLEFAERSLAQVLLKGAVEDREYRILNADGQLRWLSDKCYINQQHVGDRVIIVGIAEDITEKKQLEGELQRLATTDVLTQSSNRRHFFECAQQAFDSAREDGTPLAFLLLDIDDFKRINDSYGHQEGDQVLQHIADSGKAVLRRGDLFGRIGGEEFAAVFPGCNTQVAEQIAERLQRQIQRLSFIHGEQTYGVTVSQGLTGLTEEDVALDSLYARADAAMYQAKRQGKNQIVRG